One genomic window of Bactrocera dorsalis isolate Fly_Bdor chromosome 4, ASM2337382v1, whole genome shotgun sequence includes the following:
- the LOC105229769 gene encoding uncharacterized protein LOC105229769 isoform X1 gives MPMGAEPVYQPTTVSVSYEPRPGRNNVRLLPFKILRNSRFQLFLLIFGLLSIATGVAIFSSALASMPSNLFYNKHTEDLPDNDIVVTCSEIPTGIVVLVVFFIVTGVVCIGVYASVVDWRRNCVCRCPLFDKKKSLARQLQCQNGGGCGEGIMALNPSTDPLVSHTQYAPVSELPHRGDEEERRNLMPDNKDCLSSAEESDRMLEPDPRIVLRPMGRLDDA, from the exons aTGCCCATGGGAGCAGAGCCTGTTTATCAACCGACAACCGTCTCGGTCTCCTACGAACCACGACCAGGAAGAAACAATGTCCGTTTATTACCATTTAAAATACTGAGGAATTCGCGATTTCAG CTATTTCTACTGATCTTTGGACTGTTGTCTATTGCAACCGGTGTAGCAATATTTTCTAGCGCTCTAGCAAGCATGCCcagtaatttattttacaataagcATACCGAAGATCTGCCCGACAACGATATTGTGGTGACCTGTTCAGAAATTCCAACTGGAATTGTGGTTCTGGTTGTATTTTTCATAGTAACCGGTGTGGTATGCATTG GAGTCTATGCATCGGTTGTTGATTGGCGACGCAATTGTGTTTGCCGTTGCCCATTATTTGATAAAAAGAAATCATTAGCCAGACAACTGCAATGCCAAAACGGAGGTGGCTGTGGCGAAGGCATAATGGCGTTAAATCCTTCGACAGATCCGTTGGTTTCACATACACAATACGCACCGGTATCAGAGCTGCCACACCGAGGCGATGAAGAAGAACGCAGAAATTTGATGCCGGACAACAAAGATTG TCTCAGTAGCGCTGAAGAGTCGGACCGTATGTTGGAACCCGATCCGCGCATTGTTTTACGGCCAATGGGTCGCTTAGATGATGCTTAA
- the LOC105229769 gene encoding uncharacterized protein LOC105229769 isoform X2: protein MPMGAEPVYQPTTVSVSYEPRPGRNNVRLLPFKILRNSRFQLFLLIFGLLSIATGVAIFSSALASMPSNLFYNKHTEDLPDNDIVVTCSEIPTGIVVLVVFFIVTGVVCIGVYASVVDWRRNCVCRCPLFDKKKSLARQLQCQNGGGCGEGIMALNPSTDPLVSHTQYAPVSELPHRGDEEERRNLMPDNKDW, encoded by the exons aTGCCCATGGGAGCAGAGCCTGTTTATCAACCGACAACCGTCTCGGTCTCCTACGAACCACGACCAGGAAGAAACAATGTCCGTTTATTACCATTTAAAATACTGAGGAATTCGCGATTTCAG CTATTTCTACTGATCTTTGGACTGTTGTCTATTGCAACCGGTGTAGCAATATTTTCTAGCGCTCTAGCAAGCATGCCcagtaatttattttacaataagcATACCGAAGATCTGCCCGACAACGATATTGTGGTGACCTGTTCAGAAATTCCAACTGGAATTGTGGTTCTGGTTGTATTTTTCATAGTAACCGGTGTGGTATGCATTG GAGTCTATGCATCGGTTGTTGATTGGCGACGCAATTGTGTTTGCCGTTGCCCATTATTTGATAAAAAGAAATCATTAGCCAGACAACTGCAATGCCAAAACGGAGGTGGCTGTGGCGAAGGCATAATGGCGTTAAATCCTTCGACAGATCCGTTGGTTTCACATACACAATACGCACCGGTATCAGAGCTGCCACACCGAGGCGATGAAGAAGAACGCAGAAATTTGATGCCGGACAACAAAGATTGGTGA